Below is a genomic region from Macaca thibetana thibetana isolate TM-01 chromosome 1, ASM2454274v1, whole genome shotgun sequence.
TGCAAGGGGTAATATgagttattatatatttaaattttttaatttacaattttcttggagacagggtctcatctgtcatccaggctggagtgcagcggcacgatcatagctcactgcagcctcgaactcctggcctcaagaaatcctcccaacCCGGCCTCCCAAAACTCATTATAGGCAATGAGTGATGATATGTAGTGTTTGGAATAGGGCCTGGCACTGTtaagtgttagaacacatcctAGTATGATTATGTTAGCTAGCGTAACTATTATCAGAACTTGGATGTGAGGGAGGACCTGGGGTGATTCTGAGGTTTGTTGCTTTGGTGACATGCATGTCATCGATTGGGAATTTCAAGAAGAAGAACAGATTTGGCTGTAAAAAGGTGAGTCCTGGGGAGTCCGTGTATATGTGGGTGTAGGTAAAGGGGTCTGAGTCCTGGCGGAAGAGAGGCCTGGGTTAGAGAAACAGGTGGTCTGCGTATCCTTGGGGTGCACCTGGCTGCCGAGGTCACCCATGGAGAGTGGGCAGGCAGGGAGAGAAAAGGTCACACCTCGAGGAACACCAACACTTCAGGAAACTGAGAAGGAGCCacctgagggtgggaggaggccaGCAGAGTCGGGGGCATAGAGAGCTTCGGGAGGGAAAGTGTCAGGCGCTGCTGAGGAATGAGATGAAGACTAACCTGAATCCATAAGATTTAGTGACCGAGAAGTCTTCGCGCGCTTGGTGAGAAGGGGCGCAGTGCAGAGGGGAGGACTGGGTGATTGGAGGAACGAAAGAGGGCAGACTGGAGCCAGGGGATCCTAACCTCCCAGGGAAATTTATTTGCCTCCACCTTCTCCCACCTCCAGGACCAAGAAAAGCCCACTGTGACATCTTCCTGCCCAACCCATACTCCAGCTTGGAGGCATCGGGATCTCCACCAGAGCTGAGGGGGCAAGAGGAAGAGAACTTTGCCTTCCTGAGTGCCTGCTGCATGTCACACCCTGCCCAGGACCGCAGTTCTGAGGGGCTGGTATCAGGCCTCCCCTCATATCCTGAAGGACAGGGCTCAGAGCAGCTGAGGGTCTGACTCAGGATTGACTCCTAGTCCTTCCCTCTCTGAGGAAACGTAGGCCATGGGAGGGGCGGGGTCCATCTCCAGTTACCCAGCTGACCAAGGGCATGGCCAAGATGATGCCAACTCTCTTGCCACCCACTCGGGCTGAACTTCACTTCCATAACCTCCAGCCTCATGATGTCATGAATGGAGTCACCCCCACTCCAGTTGTGACCCTTCTGAAGAGCAGCATGAAGGGGCAGGCCCCTCtccatgccaggccctgggctggccactgggggcagaggcagaggagaaCATCGTGCCCTTGGAGGGTTTTCATGACAACCTGGAGACACAGCAGATGCTTTCAGTGCTAAGCACGAGTGCCGGAACATGTACTGAGCGACACAGGCGTGTGTGCAGCTGTGTGTGTAGGGGAGTATGAGGTGTCATGTGGAGTGTGTGGGAGTGGGCCTTAGCGGGTCCATCTTTGAAATCTGCCTACTCCATCTCATCTCTGCAGGAGCCAGCCCTGGACCCCCAGCCAATCCTGGAGCTGCCCCTGGCAGAGCTGGCCCAGCAGCTTCGGACTGAAGAGCTGAGTCTGGAGAGTGTCCTCTGTAGCTACTTAGAGCAGGTGGTGGCCAGGGCACACGGTCCAAGCCAGGGGCTCTGGGCTGGAGTGGTGGATGTCACCTGTCATTGTTTTACTCAGAGGAGTGGGGGGCAGGTGTAACTCTGCCACTGACTTATGAGGTGGCACATGCCACAGTCACCTCAGGGTGGTAGGAGGGGCCAGAGCAACCGAGTGCCCTGCTTTGGTCCTGGCCTCACCTGGGGCTGTCGTCTGCTGTCTTCACTGTTGTTCAGGCACTGAAGGTGCACCAGGAGGTGAACTACCTGATGGATTTCCTGGGGGAATGTAAGGAGGAACTGCAGGCATTGAAGAAGCTTAAGACGAGTGACAGAGGTCTTCTCTATGGGGTCCCCATGAGCCTCAAGGACACCTATGACTGCATGGTGAGCATGGGGTGTACACGCACATGAATGTGCATATGCACGCGTGTGCCACCAGCCTGGAGCTCTGTGTGACACTGGGGAGCTCAGTGTGTGATACTGGCGAGTCATTTAAAACTGCACAGCTACAAAGTGGCAAACTGAGATTTAAACCCAGAATTTGGGCTCCAAACCCCAAATTCTCAGCCACCACACTCTTTTGCCATCCATGAAGTGCTGTGCTTGTGTCCCCAagggtgtgagagtgtgtgtgagtgggggtggagtggggctgAAAATCAGCCAGCTGGGTGGTTCCCCCTTGACCCTCATGGCTGGAGGTAATGTTCCTTCCCTGCAGGGCCATGACTCTACTTGCCTCCTGGCCCAGTTCCCGGAGAAGCCTGCAACCAAGGACGGGGTCATTGTGAAAGTGCTCAAGGCCCAAGGAGCCATCCCCTTTGTTCAGACCAACATCCCACAGACACTGCTCAGGTCTCTGAAGCGGGCTAGCTGGGATCTGGGCTGGGATAAGCCCAGGGCTGAAACAGCTCTTTAAAGTCCCATTTCAGGGCAGAGGGTGAGGAGGGGCTAGTCATGCAGACTTCAGAGACCAGGGTTCTTGGGCCAGCCCTTTCTGTCCCTGGGGCTGAATTCCTTTATCGTAGAACATGTGGATGGACTCCACAGTCTATAAGGGCCCTTCGGGCTCCAAGGTTCTGTAAAGCTACACTCTGTTTCTATCCCAGTTTCTCTCTCAGATTGTTCTATTTCTATCCAGCCTTCTCTCTTTGATTGTTCTCCCCATCACTTATTCTCTCCCTTCCCTACTCAGCCTGTAGAGCATCTATGTTTCGTGAGGAACATGTTCTCAGTTCTGATGGCAGAGCTGTGGGCTCTTTGGTCCTAATACTAGGAGTCATGGCTGGTGTCTGATCTTGGTCTTTCTTGCAGCAGCGGCCCCTCACTCCAGCTGGAAGGGAGTCCAGGAAGCCTCAGCCTTAGGGAGGAGCTCATGGAGCCCAGGAAGCCCTGGGGTCGACTCTGGAGGGTGGTTGGCCCCCATATGGGGAGGGGTCTGCCCAGTGAGGCTTTCACTCTCAGCTCCTTTTCTTCTGCTTCCCTTAGCTTTGAGTGCAGCAACCCCATCTATGGCCAGACGTTGAACCCACTGAACTTAAAGAAGACATGTGGGGGCTCCTCAGGGGGAGAGGGAGCTCTGATGGCAGAAAGAGGGTCCATCCTAGACATGGGTACTGACACAGGTGACAGCATCTGCATATCAGCCAGCTTCTGTGGTGTTTATGGCCTCTGGACCACAGGTTCCCACCTCAGGTACCcattgatggtggtggtggggtgggttTGGACCTGCCTAGAGGAACTAGGGGAAGTAGAGGGGTCTGCTCCTCCCATCAACTTTCATCTACCCAGCTCAGTACTAGGGGAAGTGGATAGGAGGGCTTCAAATAACTCCTGCAGTAGCCATGCCAAACATACCATGTTTTGTCCAGGCAGCAGCAATGTAATTAATGTAGAAGTAATTAATGACCTTCCACTCATTAATCCATCagttcattaattcattaatcaaTACAACTCTCCATCCACATACCCCTTCTCTTACTCACTCATCAATCTgtccatttatctatctatccgtCCGTCATCCATTCAACTACCACGTGGTCATCATCTCAGTCTCTATCCATCAATTAATTTTACCATTCAACgactatttatttaaaagatttttattgagtatttactgtgTCAGACATAACAGTTCCTTGGGTACTAGCTACTTGGGTAGCCCTTGAAAAACTTACACACACCCTTCCTTCCaaccatttatttatccatccatctttccatccatccatttgtgtATCCATCCGTCTATCAATCCACAtttgtatccatccatccatccatccatccatccatccatccatccacccattcatcgtgtatgcatgcatgcatgcatccacCCATCTCTCAACTCCACTCTGTGTACCCACACCATGGCACCTATACTGGGGACACAGACACTCTTggacccagcccctgcccctgcccctgctgtGCTCTTAGACACAGAAATGACTTAGTCAGAAAGTGATCAGGTCTCTAAGAGAGGGTCAGAGCTTGTGGGAATGCACAAGAGGAAGCTGACATTTTCTTCAACAGAGATTTATTAAAAGCTTATACTCTTGACTTTCAGAGcagggcaagggaagggaaggattcctggaggaggcagcattTGAGCGTGGTTTTGAGGGCTGGACATGCAGAGATGATGTGGTGTCTAGAAGGCTGTAAGATAGTGTGTAAGTGGCTGACCTTGCCTGCAGCAATATGCACGTATGGAAGGGCTAGAAGGGGAAGCCATGGAGAGTTAGAGCCTTGAAAGGCAGTCAAAGAGATCAGACTTTATGCTGTGAGCAGTAGAGAGTCACGGAAGGTTGAAGCAGCTCCTATTTTTCTGGGCTGCACCCTGGGGGAGCTCAAGCCTCCTGGCACCCCGGCACCTCCCTTCACATGCTGAGCTGTGGGAGTGTTTTGCAGCTACACTGGAATTGCCTCTGCCATCAAGGGGAGAAAATTGGGTAAGTCCTGGTCTGTGCCTGTGGTCACCCCATTTAAAGATGAACCTGCCTGTCTTTCTCCCAAGGACATTTTGCTCAGCTTATATCTCCAGACAGATCAGCCCCACAGATGATGACTGGGAGAGGGACTGCATGGTTCCCACCCGGCCTCCCCTTGTCCAGTGACTCTTGGCCCTCTGAGAAGGGCTTCTGTCCTGCTATCTAGCTTTAAtctcttcctttgtcttgacCATGACCCTGGAACCCACCCTCTGAGGCCAGGCAGTTGGGATGCCCAGGGCAGAACAAATGAGAgctgctggctgggtgcggtggctcacatctgtaatcccaggactttgggaggctgaggcaggcagatgacttgaggtcaggaattcgagaccagtctggccaacatggtgaaatcctgtctctactaaaaatacaaaaattagccaggtgtggtggcgagcacctgtaatcccagctactggggaggctgaggcaggagaattgcttgaacccaggaggcggaggttgcagtgagcagagatcatgccactgcactccagcctggatgacagaggaaaacttcgtctcaaacaacaacaacaacaacaacaaacaaacaaaatgagaggtgcctgcttctctcccctcctctttgTGCAGTGACTACAGTGGCAGTCCCCATGGCGTGGGACGTGGAGAGCCTGGCGCTGTGCCTGCGAACCCTGCTGAGTGAAGACATGTACCGACTGGACCCCACTGTGCCCCGGATGCCCTTCAGGGAGGAGGTAAGCCAGGTGGGAGAGCAGAACTGGGAGTTTCCTTGCCCCCTACCATCATTCCTCCCTGACCTGTCTGCCATCTCACCTTCCCAGGTGACGACCCCCTTACCCACCCCAGGCTACAGTGAGTGAGAAGCCCACATGCTCAGTCCGGTTTGTTTCCTGCCCCTGCTGGAGGCCAGCTGCTTTGGCCTCTTGGCTATCTGGAGCCATAGCTGTAAGTGCCCCCAAAGAGGGCCTCCAGTGCCATATACTCAACCCATGCAGGCAGAATACTCGGCAAGTGTGGTTCAGAGGATGTGGCATCCAGTTAAGCTAGGCTTTTAACCCTCTAGGTAACCCTGGCCAAGTCACATCTCTTCTCTAGGCCTTAACCTCCCCATCAGTACAATAAAGAGGTTAGGCTGGGAGATCACTCCACACCCTTCTGTCTACAGCAGCCTTCATTTATTCgttaattcattcaacaacatTTGCTTGTACCAGCTGTGTGCCAGGCTCAATGTGTCTCATCCTAACACTCTACAGAATGAGCAGTGCTCCTCCCATTTacagctggggaggctgaggggaagTGAAATGACTTGCCTATGATCATGTAGTTAGTAACTGGTAGAGCTGGCTTTGAACCCAGCAGAACCCTCTCCATAGGGCAGTTTCTGTCTACCTCCTGGCAATGTCTGTTCCTCCGATTCCCTACACCCCTCCTAGCATTATCAACCTGAGATCATTGTATATCATCCATGATTTGCCCCTACAAACATGCAGTGTGTGATGGGTGAGGGGTGGCAGCCTTTCTGGCAGCACCTCACTTCCTAGGACTAGGGGCCCTCCACCCCAGACCCTAGTCTGGGTATTTGCCCCTATGATCTCCATCCTCATCTTCTCCTAACATTTCTCTAGCTTAAAGATATTTTTGTCTATGCATGACTTACTCACCTGCCCACCCACTCAACTccaaccatccattcatccactcacccacATATGCTTTCAACCCTCTGCCCACCCAGCTACCCACCATCTCATACatacatccacccacccacccaggagTCAGTCTACCATCTATCTACTATCCACCCCATCCGCCCAATCACCTATCGCATCTATTTCTCCTTCTTCCAGGGGGTTCCCCAGAGCACCTAGAGCCTGGAGAGTATATAGGGAGGCTCCCGCGGGTCTTGGGGTGTCCACGTGGATTCCCCCCTTGGTGAGGACAGCTGTAGACCAAGGCCCTGCCCTTAAAGTCTGGTTCCTGGAGACAGTGGGGCCACCTTGGCCCCAGCCCAGTCTCTCCTCTGAGCTCCACCCAGCCCCTTGTGCCCCCAGGTTTACACCAGTAACCAGCCCCTTCGAATCGGCTACTATGAATCAGATGGTTACATCCAGCCATCCCCTAGCATGGCCAGGGCTGTGCAGCCACCTCTTGGCTGCCCCAGGATGCATGACACCAGATAGTTTCACCTGGTCCTGGGTGAGAGAGAGGCCAAGCCAGTGCGAGGATGCTGGGCAGGGCCATCCTTGGAGACAAAGGTGGCTACATCTGAGTTTGAGGTGCTGAGATAATTGTGTTTCCCCTGTGCTTCCTGGAGAAGACtgatggggtggaggtggggatagGGTGAGCCCTACCCTGTAAGGAAGGCATCAAGCTTTTGTGTCTTCTTCCTTCAGGGGTGGAGATTCAGgaactcactcctgtaattccttTAGCTTGGGTCTCTGTTGCCTCCATCAAGGGGCTGTAAGGAGCTTTCTGTCTCCAAATCCCCACCCTAGCCTTACCCCCACCTCCCCTGCCTCCAGTGGCTTGTCCTGGCCTCACTTCCCCTTTGAGATTCTACAATGTGATCTTGCGCTAGCCTTTTAAATTCCCTGGGCTTGTTTTCTACCCAATGGGGtggctgtgaagattaaatgtggTTCCATAGATAAAGCACTTGGCATGCTGGCTGGGTCACAGTGAAGCGTGAAGGAAATGAGGGCTGCTCTCGTTCTGTTCTGTTGCATCTGTGTGTGGGGTGAGGGAGTGGGGTGGCAGGAGAGCGACCAGTGACACAGGCCTCCCATGCATGCTGAGGCACTGAGATGGACGGAGATGCACCAGATGATGTGGCATCCCTCTTGAAATCTTGGGGGATACAGAGACAGAGAACCAGGCAGGGTTGGGGAAGCTCCGGATCCtgactctgcctctgcctccccaggttaTCCCCTTCTCCATCCCCCGGGCAGAGTGTGCCATCAAAGACTTATATGCAGGGGGGATGTTTACTGATGGAGGGGCCACTCTTCTAGAGAAGCTGTACATTATCTGCTGGGACTCAGGGGTGGGGCATGGTGGAAACAAGGTAGGGGAGGGGGCTGGAGCCAACCTGAGTCCCAGGAGGGAAACTGGGGGCCTGGGCTGGGATGGCTCTGGCTAACAGTGTGACCTTATGCAGCAAGCCACCCACTGCGCCTGTCTTTAGGATGCACCTGTTCCGGGGGTGGGGCTGAGAGCAGAAGCGCATCTTTGGGTTTGGCCTTCTTCTTGTCTACAGAGTAGAAGTTGGTTGGCTGTGGGGGCAGGCCATTGGCTAAAGGCTGTGATTGACCCATCTGTGACTGGTTCCTCAGAGAGGGGGACATTGTGGATCCTAGCGTAAAGGGCATGGTCAACCAGCTCTGCCTGCCAGACCCTGTCAAGTGTTTCTTGGCCTGGTTCCCAAGGTACATAGTAAATGCGGGCCCTGGTTAGGGAGGGCTTTGGAAGGGCAGGGGCACAGGGAGTAGGAAGGGCTCAGAAAGCAGAGGGAGCCCACAGAAGGAGAGGAAGTGGGGTCAGAGAGAAGGATGAGACCCAGAGAATGGTGGTAGCTCAGAGAGGGGTTCAAAATGGGGAAGAAGAATGAAGGGCTGGGTAGAcggtggctcctgtctgtaatcccagtactttgggaggccaaggtaggaagatcacttgagcccaggagtttgagaccagcctgggcaacacagtgacactcCATTCTCtaaaaagaatggggaaaaaaaaaaaaaacacaactagctgggcatggtggtgcatgcctgtggtcccagctactcaggaggctgaggtgggaggattgcttgagcccagaaggtgaaggctgcagtgagctgagattgtgcactgcactccagcttgggtgacaagtaagactctgtctaaaaaaaaattaattaaaaaaaatagtgaaagaagGGGATGGGGCTAAAAGAGTAGGGTGCTcacagagaggggagggggtTTCAGAGAGGAGGCTCAGAAAGGGGGAAGGGCATTTGGAGGGCTGCAGGGCTGGTGTGAGCTCGGAGAAGCTCAGGGCTTGGTGAAGTGGTGTAGGCTTGTTGAGGATCGGAGGGTTCCATGTCAGTGTGTTGATTCATGCCACCCTTCTTGGACCCCCTCCCGGGCAGGCTGGCTGTTTCCCTGTGGGTTCTGAAGTTGAACTGACCATCTCATCCCCCTCTAGGATCCCCGAACTAGCCAGCATCTTGAAGAGATTCGTGGAGTGGGGTGAGTCTCCCTAGGGCCAGCTTCTACCCACAAGGGTTGTCCATGGGATGGTGGGAATTGAGGAGGGGCATGTGGCTAGAGTTGGTGTCCACTTAGAGGGGGAACTATTTAGATTTTGGACTTTAATTAGTGTTTTAAGATTATGCCTGACATTAGCGTTATATTGAGACTTTTGATTGGTGTTGGGACTTGATTTGGAGTGAAGATCTGaattaaggccgggtgtggtggctcatgcctgtgatcccagcactttgggaggccgaacgggaaggatcatttgaggccagggatttaagaccagccaggacaacatgatgaaacctgtccctactaaaaatacaaaaatcagcaggtgtgatggcatgtgcctgtatcccagctactcgggaggctgaggcatgagaatcatttgaacccaggaggtggaggttgcagtgagccaagatggtgccactgtactctagcctgggtgatagagagagactccgtctcaaggaaaaaaaaaaaaattctgaattaagGCTAAACTAGGTTGAGGTAAAGTGTGGGGCTGAAGTTGAGATTAGGTTTTATTTGGGGTTAGGCTTAAGACTGAGGCTGGGGTTGCAGTCGGTTTGGGTTGGGGTTGGGGCAAAGATAGATTTGGAAGTGGGTTGGGACTGAGGTTGGAGTTGGGGTGGGGCTAGAGTTAGGATTAGAGATGAGGTTGGGAGAGGATTCTGGTGTGGGCTTGGGTTTGCTGTTGGGCTTGGCCTGGTGGGGTTGGTGTTGAGATGCTGGGCAGAATTGGGTTGGAGTGGCCTGAGGGCTAACTGGGTGCCTCACAGATTAGGGTAAGGAGCCTGTGGCCTTTGAGGGAGCCCCTGAGTTCCTGCGACCAGTGGAATGAAGGGTGGATTGACCAGAGGATGTGTACTCTTGGGGACCTTGGGCAGGCAAGATGTCTTGGCCAGGGGACAAGACACAGGGTCACTCCCATCCCATCAGTTGATTTGCAGTGTGCACTGAGGCCTTGGGTGCCATGTCCCCATTTGCATAAAAGGGGTCCCTCCCATGCTGATCTTTGAATTTCTCAGAGTCTTCCTCGTTCTTTCAGGACACCCAAGAAACTGCGGGAGCAGCACACAGCAGTGGAGGTAATGCATGCCTGGGAAGACCTTGAGGGGCTGCTGGAGCCGGGGCTGCAGACACCTGGGTAGTGCCCTGAGTGGTCAGAGTTATGGCCTGGCCTGCAGAGGAGGCCCAACTGGACCTGGGTGGGGGCGCTTGGTGACCTCAGAAGTTATTCTAGTCTATCTCCCTAGAGCATTGTCCGCAAATCCTTGTGACCTGAGATTCAGCTTCCCATTCCTTCACCTCTGTCCCTGGGAAGACCCTGAACCTCCACAGGTATCTCAGGCCAAAGCTCATAGCCTGAGACTTCCTCCTGGTGTGCAACTCAGTGCTGCCTGGCAGCATCTGACCTTGTCTGGCAAACAGTAACCCCTGCTCATCCTAGCCTTCCCACCCCTCACTGTCCCTGCAGGAATATCAGCAAGAGTTCATAGCCAAGTGGAGGTCCCTGGACCTGGATGTGCTGCTGGTGCCAGTTCTGGGCTCTGCCTTCTATATAGGCTCTTCCTCCCTAGCACAGTGGGTCCTGGTGGGGTTGAGACTGGGAGTCCAGGACTCCTGagtcctgccccagcctctgtgatcttgctctctgtctccattcactttttaaaaatatttcttaaattgagATAAAAGTCAGATAACACAAATTcactattttaaagtgtacaattaagtggtttttagtatttcaaaatgttgtgcaaccaccaccattGTAAAATGTCTGAACATTTCTGTCACCCTGAAAGGAAAACTTGTACCTGTTAGCAATTTCCATTCACTTTGAACCATATGGAAGTATAATTCACACGCAATAAAATTCACCGATTTTAAGTGtaatttgatgaattttgacaaatgtatacagttGTATAACCACCACTATAATCagaaatacagaatatatttttagaatttatagGATATATATTCCATCACCCCCAAATTTCCCTCATGTTTCTGCAGTACACTCCATCCCTAACCCCAGCACCCAccgatctgctttctgtcaccatagttttgccttttctagaatttcatacaaatggaatcaaaGGGTATGAagcttttgtgtttggcttcttccacttagctccttttttttttttttttttttttttgagacagagtcttggtctgtcacccaggctggagtgcagtggcacaatctcgactcactgcaacctcctctgcctcgtggtttcaagcaattctcctgcctcagcctcccaagtagctggaattacaggtatgtgcaccaccatgcctggctaatttttgtatttttagtagagacacggttgtgccatgttggccaggctggtcttgaactcccaacctcaggtgatccacccacctcagcctcccaaagtgctggcattacaggcgtgagccaccctgcccggcccaTCCATTTACTCTTAACATGTTCTCTGCTGCCCCACTTCAAAAGGTGTCTTCAGCCCAGCCTGCCCAAAACATGGGCTCAGGACAGGGTAGTATCTGGGGCATCCCTGGGTCCCATGCAGAGGTGCTGGTCTCCAAGGTGCTGCCCAAGGCAGGATGAAACTCAGTTCCAAATCCGAACCTGACTCCTCTCCCCTGACCTTAAGAACATGTCCTCCTGGGTCCCCCCACCGTGGCCAGCCAAAAGGCGCATCCCACGCCTGACTCTCCCTACACACTGCTGGCTGCTGCCGAAGAGCTGTCCTTTCAACTCCAGGTGGCGCTGTACACCCCTACTATCTTGAAGTCCGGTGCACAGGAAGGCATGGGCTGAATCCTCTGCCATCCACTAGCTGTGTAGCCTTGGAAAAGGCCCTAATCCTGCCGCCTCGATTTCCTCACTTGTACACAGTCAATAGTAATCCCCACCTCACAGAGTAGAGAGGATTCAAGGAATCAGCAATGTGATGAggccagcacagtgtctggcactaAGGCTTCTGCAATGCagattccctccttcccttcaccCTGGGAAGAGCCTGAGGCCATTGTCAAGATGACTCCTGACGCAAACTGGCTGCTCCGAGCCCAGAGCGCTGAAGTTCCCAGAAGGACCGGGAGGGGGCGCCCACCCACATTCTTCTGCAGCTGAGTCTGCGCTGACGATTTCCTGGGCTTTTCTGGATCTTCCTGCAGAAAGCCAGTCTTACATGACCCTGTACAACCTCCTGGACTTTCCCGCGGGCGCGGTGCCTGTCAGGACGAGGGGAAACTGGCCTTCTACAAGGGGTACTACGGAGATAGTTCTGACAAAAATTTCTCGGAGGTCAGTTTCCTTCTCCGAGCCTCTCCCGCAGCGGGGACTAACCAGGGCTGGTTCTATCCCGGTTGGGGCCCATGGCGGGTGGTGGTGGAGAGAGTAGGGCGGGGCTGGTGTTTCCCCTTCGGCACTTATGCTACTTTCACCCCAACCCTGAGGACACATCATTTGACCTTCATGACAGCCCCACCCATGTCAGGGGAGAAAACTTTGCAAAACCAgtggttttgtttgcatttcttcttctcctcctcctcctcctccttcctcctcctcctcctcctccttcctcctccttcctcctcctcctccttctcctccttctccttctcctccttcctcctcctcctcctccttctccttctcttccttcctcctcctcctccttctccttctcttccttcctcctcctcctccttctccttctcctccttcctcctcctccttcctcctcttcctcctcctccttcctcctcttcctcctcctccttctccttcttcctcctcctcttcttccttctccttctcctccttcctcctcctccttcctcctcttcctcctcctccttctccttcttcctcctcctcttcttccttctccttctcctccttcctcctcctcctcctcctccttctctttctcctcctcctccttctccttctcctccttcttctcctccttcctccccctcctcctcctccttctcctccttcctcctccttctccttctcctccttcctcctcctcctccttctccttctcctccttcctcctcctcctccttctcctccttcctcctcctcctcctcctcctcctcctcctcctcctcctcctccttctcctccttcctcctcctcctcctcctcctcctcctccttctcctcctcctcctcctcctcctcctccttcctcctccttcctcctcctcctcctcctcctctctttctcctcctcctccttcctccctccttcctcctcctcctccttctcctcctcctcctcctcctcctccttctcctccttcctcctcctcctccttctcctccttcctcctccttcctcctccttctccttcttcctcctcctccttcctcctcctcctccttctccttctcctccttcctcctcctcctccttctccttctcctccttgctcctcctcctccttctcctccttcctcctcctcctccttctcctccttcctcctcctcctccttctcctccttcctcctcctccttcctcctcctcctccttccctcctcctcctcctcctcctccttctcctccttcctcctcctcctccttctcctcctcctccttctcctcctcctccttctcctccttcctcctcctcctcctccttctccttctcttccttcctcctcctcctcctccttctccttcttcctcctcctcttcttccttctccttctcctccttcctcctcctcctcctc
It encodes:
- the LOC126961479 gene encoding vitamin D3 hydroxylase-associated protein-like, which codes for MWSVWEWALAGPSLKSAYSISSLQEPALDPQPILELPLAELAQQLRTEELSLESVLCSYLEQALKVHQEVNYLMDFLGECKEELQALKKLKTSDRGLLYGVPMSLKDTYDCMGHDSTCLLAQFPEKPATKDGVIVKVLKAQGAIPFVQTNIPQTLLSFECSNPIYGQTLNPLNLKKTCGGSSGGEGALMAERGSILDMGTDTGDSICISASFCGVYGLWTTGSHLRYPLMVVVGWVWTCLEELGEVEGSAPPINFHLPSSVLGEVDRRASNNSCSSHAKHTMFCPGSSNVINVEVINDLPLINPSVH